In Drosophila santomea strain STO CAGO 1482 chromosome 3L, Prin_Dsan_1.1, whole genome shotgun sequence, a single window of DNA contains:
- the LOC120447848 gene encoding elongation of very long chain fatty acids protein 4 has protein sequence MASECNDTKTESYSYPFADLADERTQDWLLVKSPWNTIALLALYLLMVRYGPKWATRYKSLQLRVPLFCHSLAMIFLNGHICLELLTASLSLGYSLGCQPCRVSYNPDEMRIAAAFWWFYISKILEFADTAFFILRHKWNQLSFLHVYHHSTMFFFCWIFVKWLPTGSVFFPTMINSFVHVIMYTYYALSVLGPRVRKFLWWKRYLTGLQLVQFTIVFFWASQLIFRGCDYGKWLTPIGAAYMVPFLVMFGKFYVQKYSVSTGIKKVK, from the exons ATGGCGTCTGAGTGCAATGATACGAAAACTGAGAGCTATTCGTACCCATTTGCGGACTTGGCGGATGAGCGGACGCAGGATTGGCTTCTAGTTAAGTCGCCATGGAATACCATCGCCCTGCTGGCCCTCTATTTGCTTATGGTGCGCTACGGGCCCAAGTGGGCAACCAG GTACAAGTCGCTGCAGTTGAGAGTGCCCTTGTTTTGCCACAGCTTGGCAATGATATTCCTAAATGGTCATATTTGCCTGGAACTCTTGACGGCTTCACTTAGTCTTGGTTACAGCTTAGGATGTCAGCCGTGCCGGGTGAGCTATAACCCAGATGAAATGCGG ATAGCCGCAGCTTTTTGGTGGTTTTACATCTCAAAGATACTGGAGTTCGCAGACACGGCTTTCTTCATCTTGCGGCACAAATGGAACCAGCTGAGTTTCCTCCATGTTTATCACCATAGCAccatgtttttcttttgctggATTTTTGTCAAATGGCTGCCCACGGGTTCCG TCTTTTTCCCAACCATGATAAACTCCTTCGTGCACGTCATTATGTACACCTATTATGCATTAAGTGTACTGGGTCCTCGAGTCCGGAAGTTCCTATGGTGGAAACGCTACTTAACTGGCCTCCAGCTGGTCCAGTTTACCATCGTCTTCTTTTGGGCATCCCAATTAATTTTCCGGGGCTGTGATTACGGAAAATGGTTAACCCCAATCGGAGCTGCCTATATGGTGCCATTTCTCGTTATGTTTGGAAAGTTCTATGTCCAAAAATACAGTGTTTCAACAGGGATCAAGAAAGTCAAGTAA
- the LOC120448106 gene encoding protein new-glue 2-like — protein sequence MRPIFVVTLVVLATLVALSSQATDTATTTTTTTTTTTTTTTTTDATTTTTTEATTEKHRRKHRRRHRRRRIIIIRRGEGGGRRRRFREGNEGGDEDRGRSGRRFRVRERRAGRRFDRFW from the coding sequence ATGCGTCCAATTTTTGTGGTAACCCTGGTTGTCCTGGCCACGCTGGTCGCCCTGTCATCGCAGGCAACCGACACAGCAACCACTACCActactaccaccaccaccaccaccaccaccacgaccaCAACTGACGCGACCACCACCACGACCACCGAGGCGACCACGGAGAAGCATCGCCGCAAGCACCGTCGCAGGCACCGCCGCAGGAGGATCATAATCATCCGACGAGGTGAAGGTGGAGGCAGGCGTCGCAGATTCCGTGAGGGTAATGAAGGTGGCGATGAAGATCGTGGCCGTTCCGGGAGGCGCTTCCGTGTGCGCGAGCGACGCGCCGGTCGTCGTTTCGACCGCTTCTGGTGA
- the LOC120448097 gene encoding transmembrane protein 161B translates to MAVLGAQLVITLVMVSVIQKLSPHYSFAKWILCRTGLFRYLHPTDDELRSRGGVPKEKPPKGGRNKQANGSGAAAQFHIPRSIEVELLTSPVLERDVVHLRYFTEYQWLLDFSVYTGIVYVVSELFHFYYPLRHEINLSMVWCLLVIFFALKLLSSLTVLYFQSEESIGERSMVIVACLVYLLMAMVVLIVDERILETGLEDAYSSFNASASKFLTEQGLPSSGPASKIVVKFFLALGCGLLGSLFTFPGLRMAKMHWDSLKYCRGNRLLQVLLNLSFVLPFILVILWIRPISRDYLTVRVFQGMQQPLLKPHVFETLRLLLVIFVVVVRFALMPIYLQSYLNLAHDKIMDLRKEAGRITNVEFKQKISSIFYYLCVVTLQFAAPLILCLYLTLMYKSLGGFSWAGIFRESVVLQHECAATEADGAGVVSQGDGDFNIIESAQSLQASISSLKNVFSTEVYKGFLGFATWWSYFTLFATSSLGIVYQSYFNKT, encoded by the exons ATG GCTGTGCTGGGCGCCCAATTGGTCATCACCTTGGTGATGGTCAGCGTTATCCAGAAGCTGAGTCCACACTACTCCTTCGCCAAGTGGATCCTGTGCCGCACCGGTCTCTTTCGATACCTGCATCCCACGGACGATGAGCTGCGATCCCGTGGCGGAGTGCCCAAGGAGAAGCCGCCAAAAGGCGGTCGAAATAAGCAGGCAAATGGTTCTGGAGCGGCTGCACAGTTCCACATACCTCGCAGCATTGAGGTGGAACTCCTAACGTCACCGGTGTTGGAGCGGGATGTGGTCCACCTGCGGTACTTCACCGAATACCAGTGGCTGCTGGACTTCAGCGTCTACACGGGGATCGTCTACGTGGTCTCTGAG CTGTTCCACTTCTACTACCCGCTGCGCCATGAGATAAACCTGAGCATGGTGTGGTGCCTGCTGGTCATCTTCTTTGCCCTGAAGCTGCTGTCCTCGCTCACGGTGCTCTACTTCCAGAGCGAGGAGTCCATCGGAGAGCGGTCGATGGTGATTGTTGCCTGTTTGGTTTACCTGCTGATGGCCATGGTCGTGCTGATCGTTGACGAGCGCATTCTGGAGACGGGTCTGGAGGATGCCTATTCGAGCTTCAATGCCAGCGCTTCCAAGTTCCTCACCGAGCAGGGCCTGCCATCATC TGGTCCCGCCTCCAAGATCGTGGTCAAGTTCTTTTTGGCCCTGGGTTGCGGCCTGCTCGGCTCACTGTTCACCTTCCCCGGCTTGCGGATGGCCAAGATGCACTGGGACTCACTGAAGTACTGTCGCGGCAACCGGTTGCTGCAAGTGCTCCTCAATCTCAGCTTCGTGCTGCCCTTTATTCTGGTCATCCTGTGGATTCGGCCCATTAGCCGTGATTACCTGACGGTGCGCGTCTTCCAGGGAATGCAACAGCCACT ACTGAAGCCACACGTTTTTGAGACACTTCGCCTGCTGCTAGTCATCTTTGTGGTGGTCGTCCGCTTCGCCTTGATGCCCATATATCTGCAATCGTACCTGAATCTGGCCCACGACAAGATCATGGATCTGCGCAAGGAGGCCGGTCGGATTACCAACGTAGAGTTCAAGCAGAAG ATCTCGTCTATTTTCTACTATCTATGTGTTGTGACCCTGCAATTTGCTGCCCCACTGATCCTTTGCCTTTATCTCACACTAATGTACAAAAGTCTTGGCGGCTTTAGCTGGGCTGGTATTTTCCGGGAGAGCGTTGTTCTGCAGCACGAATGTGCGGCTACCGAAGCGGATGGAGCTGGTGTCGTTTCCCAAGGAGATGGTGACTTTAATATTATTGAGTCGGCGCAATCGCTGCAGGCTTCAATTAGCAGCCTCAAAAAT GTTTTCTCCACGGAGGTGTACAAGGGTTTCCTGGGCTTTGCCACCTGGTGGAGCTACTTTACCCTGTTCGCCACTTCCTCGCTGGGCATTGTCTACCAATCATATTTCAACAAGACCTAG
- the LOC120447847 gene encoding elongation of very long chain fatty acids protein 4 encodes MASIGNDSAADIYFHPFPDQPDERTRNWPLVDSLWNVPVLLTLYLLMVRYAPKWTTSYKPLQLRVPLFCHSLAMVFLNGYICLELYTATRDLGYNFGCQPCRVSFNPVEMRVVTAFWWFYISKILEFADTAFFILRQKWSQLSFLHVYHHSTMFIFCWILVKWMPTGATYVPAMINSFVHIVMYTYYALSVLGPRVQKFLWWKRYLTGLQLVQFTIIFFWASQMLIRGCEYGTWITLSMALYSLPFLFMFGKFYMQKYTVSAVAKKAV; translated from the exons ATGGCATCCATTGGTAACGACTCGGCAGCTGACATCTACTTTCATCCGTTTCCGGATCAGCCGGATGAACGGACGCGCAACTGGCCACTGGTGGATTCACTGTGGAATGTGCCCGTCCTGCTGACCCTTTATTTACTTATGGTGCGCTATGCGCCCAAATGGACAACCAG TTACAAGCCGCTGCAGCTGCGAGTGCCATTGTTCTGCCACAGCTTGGCCATGGTATTCCTGAATGGATACATCTGTTTGGAACTCTATACGGCAACCAGGGATCTTGGCTATAACTTCGGATGTCAGCCATGCCGGGTTAGCTTTAATCCAGTCGAAATGCGG GTTGTGACTGCATTTTGGTGGTTCtacatttcaaaaatattgGAATTCGCCGATACGGCTTTCTTCATCCTGCGCCAAAAGTGGTCCCAGCTAAGCTTCCTCCATGTATATCACCATAGCACCATGTTTATCTTTTGCTGGATCTTGGTTAAGTGGATGCCAACGGGTGCAA CCTATGTGCCGGCCATGATAAACTCCTTCGTGCACATCGTCATGTATACTTATTATGCATTGAGTGTACTAGGTCCTCGAGTCCAGAAGTTCCTCTGGTGGAAGCGCTACCTCACTGGGCTCCAGCTGGTCCAGTTTACCATTATCTTCTTTTGGGCTTCGCAGATGTTAATCCGGGGATGCGAGTACGGCACCTGGATAACCTTGTCCATGGCGCTCTACTCCCTGCCTTTCCTTTTTATGTTCGGCAAATTCTATATGCAAAAGTACACGGTATCAGCAGTAGCCAAGAAAGCTGTGTAa
- the LOC120448101 gene encoding uncharacterized protein LOC120448101 — MSNGNKQNFTKIWDLGKWDSRDIKHYCSISRIQKQLRLGNWEYLCQHPEIRAIIRVILHQALNAKPKPENLRKFVAELFNCGQNPLLVPMINTQLKYVNDQLKRGRWSKFDAEMLFMESPSTHSLLSTASEESNVHPVLTYALVFKKPDECGIDKPPF, encoded by the exons atgtCGAATGGGAATAAGCAAAATTTCACCAAGATCTGGGATCTTGGAAAGTGGGATTCGCGGGACATAAAGCACTACTGCTCAATATCGCGAATCCAAAAGCAACTACGTCTCGGAAACTGGGAGTATCTCTGTCAGCATCCAGAG ATACGGGCCATAATTCGAGTTATCCTCCACCAGGCACTCAATGCAAAACCGAAGCCGGAAAATCTCCGAAAATTTGTGGCTGAGTTGTTTAACTGCGGACAGAACCCATTGCTAGTGCCTATG ATCAACACCCAGCTGAAGTACGTTAATGATCAATTGAAACGGGGCCGCTGGAGTAAGTTCGACGCTGAGATGCTCTTCATGGAGAGTCCTTCGACGCACTCGCTCCTCTCGACGGCCTCCGAGGAGAGCAATGTCCATCCGGTCCTCACATATGCGCTGGTCTTCAAGAAGCCCGATGAGTGTGGCATCGACAAGCCGCCGTTCTAG
- the LOC120448099 gene encoding 39S ribosomal protein L2, mitochondrial: MQSLTRLLSTTLTLQAQLRTAPAMALQQWRSKTKVVEKPKPGAGQQFRRTVHFPEEYTVEPLKITHLAGRDPVSGRLVAKGIGGGIKQQYRWVKWVRDGPTEGAQEELVLEVLRDGCRTAKVALVAVGDELKYILATENMKVGDILKTSRFIPRIPVRPNEGDAYPLGALPVGTRIHCLEKNPGQMCHLIHAAGTFGTILRKFDDKVVVQLPSKREFAFQRTCMATVGRLSNPEHNKEHVGSAQRMREMGNRPRSGLWKRKEGKHGRKIRRLPPMTTISPPAPPKEEAIKLTLPL, encoded by the exons ATGCAAAGTCTTACGCGTTTGCTGAGCACAACGCTGACCCTGCAAGCGCAGCTTCGCACGGCGCCGGCCATGGCTCTGCAGCAGTGGCGCAGCAAAACCAAAGTGGTGGAGAAACCAAAACCAGGTGCCGGCCAGCAATTCCGACGAACCGTGCACTTTCCGGAAGAGTACACCGTCGAGCCGCTGAAGATCACCCATTTGGCTGGTCGGGATCCCGTCTCCGGTCGTTTGGTGGCCAAGGGCATTGGCGGTGGCATCAAACAACAATATCGCTGGGTTAAATGGGTTCGGGATGGTCCCACGGAGGGTGCCCAGGAGGAACTGGTGCTCGAGGTGCTCCGCGATGGCTGTCGCACCGCCAAAGTGGCCCTGGTGGCCGTCGGCGATGAGCTAAAGTACATCCTGGCCACCGAGAACATGAAGGTTGGCGATATCCTCAAGACCTCGCGCTTTATTCCTAGGATTCCAG TGCGACCCAACGAAGGCGATGCCTATCCATTGGGTGCCCTGCCCGTGGGCACCCGCATCCACTGCCTGGAGAAGAACCCCGGCCAGATGTGCCACCTAATTCATGCCGCCGGCACCTTCGGCACCATTCTGCGCAAGTTCGACGACAAggtggtggtgcagctgcCCTCGAAGCGGGAGTTCGCCTTCCAGCGCACCTGCATGGCGACGGTGGGTCGCCTGTCCAACCCGGAACACAACAAGGAGCATGTGGGCAGCGCCCAGCGGATGCGGGAGATGGGCAATCGACCTCGTTCCGGTCTGTGGAAGCGCAAGGAAGGCAAACATGGACGCAAGATACGCCGACTGCCGCCCATGACCACAATATCGCCTCCGGCTCCGCCCAAGGAGGAGGCTATTAAGTTGACGCTGCCCCTGTGA
- the LOC120448098 gene encoding ubiquitin fusion degradation protein 1 homolog — protein sequence MFHFSGFNMMFPEGRNFHATYKCFSVSMLPGNERSDVEKGGKIIMPPSALDTLTRLNVEYPMLFKLTNGKKSRSSHAGVLEFVADEGKCYLPYWMMDNLLLVEGDILNIESVSLPVATFSKFQPHSTDFLDITNPKAVLENALRNFACLTKGDVIAIKYNKKVYELCVLETKPGNAVSIIECDMNVEFEAPVGYKDHSETQASGSGQQGAAGTAGGEVAGATNAILEEVVETFKGSGVRLDGKKKKESQLETPVVKKVLARGVPDYDFQFGLIRFDRNIRPISDRGKEDGAAAGNADGSDAESFHGTGFSMKKTRK from the exons ATGTTCCACTTTAGCGGCTTCAACATGATGTTCCCGGAGGGGCGCAACTTCCATGCCACCTACAAGTGCTTCTCCGTATCCATGTTGCCAGGAAACGAGCGATCCGACGTGGAAAAGGGCGGAAAAA TTATCATGCCGCCCTCGGCGCTGGACACGCTCACCCGCCTGAATGTCGAGTATCCGATGCTGTTCAAGCTCACCAACGGCAAGAAATCGCGATCCTCACACGCCGGCGTACTGGAGTTTGTGGCCGACGAGGGCAAATGCTATCTGCCCTACTGGATGATGGACAACCTGCTGTTGGTGGAGGGCGACATACTCAACATCGAGAGTGTCTCGCTGCCAGTGGCAACCTTCTCAAAGTTTCAACCGCACAGCACCGACTTCCTGGACATCACCAATCCCAAGGCGGTGCTGGAGAACGCCCTGCGCAACTTTGCCTGCCTCACGAAGGGCGATGTCATCGCCATTAAGTACAACAAAAAGGTATACGAACTGTGTGTGCTCGAGACAAAGCCAGGCAATGCAGTGAGCATCATTGAGTGCGACATGAATGTGGAGTTTGAGGCCCCAGTCGGCTACAAGGATCACTCCGAAACGCAGGCCTCGGGCTCGGGACAGCAGGGTGCTGCAGGAACTGCAGGTGGCGAAGTGGCCGGCGCCACCAACGCCATACTCGAAGAGGTCGTAGAGACTTTCAAGGGTTCCGGCGTACGTCTGGatggcaagaagaagaaggaaaGCCAGTTGGAAACGCCGGTCGTGAAGAAGGTGCTAGCACGCGGTGTACCGGACTATGATTTCCAGTTTGGACTCATCCGTTTCGATCGCAACATTCGGCCCATCAGCGATAGGGGCAAAGAGGATGGTGCTGCAGCTGGCAATGCGGACGGTTCCGATGCGGAGAGCTTCCATGGCACTGGATTCTCCATGAAGAAAACGCGCAAATAG
- the LOC120448107 gene encoding merozoite surface antigen 2, with protein MKLLALTLVVVVATCLYSVDGATSGSASGSAASSGSGSSASGSASGSGTGTGTGTTTTTTTTLAPTTTTTTTDAPATHKKVHRRRRLIIRRIIHRRAAERRRG; from the coding sequence ATGAAGCTCCTCGCACTTACATTGGTCGTCGTCGTGGCCACTTGCCTGTACTCCGTTGATGGCGCCACTTCCGGTTCAGCATCAGGATCAGCTGCTTCTAGTGGATCTGGTTCCAGTGCAAGTGGATCCGCATCGGGatcaggaacaggaacaggaactgGAACGACTACAACCACCACGACTACGTTGGCTCCCACGACCACCACTACCACAACCGATGCTCCAGCGACCCACAAGAAAGTCCATCGCAGAAGGCGCCTCATCATCCGGAGAATCATTCACAGACGCGCAGCCGAGAGGAGGCGTGGCTAG
- the LOC120448103 gene encoding superoxide dismutase [Cu-Zn], producing the protein MVVKAVCVINGDAKGTVFFEQESSETPVKVSGEVCGLAKGLHGFHVHEFGDNTNGCMSSGPHFNPYGKEHGAPVDENRHLGDLGNIEATGDCPTKVSITDSKITLFGADSIIGRTVVVHADADDLGKGGHELSKSTGNAGARIGCGVIGIAKV; encoded by the exons ATGGTGGTTAAAGCTGTCTGCGTAATTAATGGCGATGCCAAGGGCACGGTTTTCTTCGAACAGGAG AGCAGCGAGACGCCCGTAAAGGTCTCTGGGGAGGTGTGCGGACTGGCCAAGGGTTTGCACGGATTCCACGTGCACGAGTTCGGAGACAACACCAACGGTTGCATGTCGTCCGGACCGCACTTCAATCCGTATGGCAAGGAGCACGGCGCTCCCGTCGATGAGAACCGTCACCTGGGCGATTTGGGCAACATTGAGGCCACCGGCGACTGCCCCACCAAGGTCAGCATCACCGACTCCAAGATCACGCTCTTCGGCGCCGACAGCATCATTGGACGCACCGTTGTCGTGCACGCTGATGCCGATGATCTTGGCAAGGGTGGCCACGAGCTGAGCAAGTCAACGGGCAACGCTGGTGCCCGCATCGGCTGCGGCGTTATTGGCATTGCCAAGGTCTAA
- the LOC120448095 gene encoding forkhead box protein K2 has protein sequence MAATTTTTTTTLATTTGNSSSTNNNSSNNNNSIASSNNNNIVTVHAVLNNPPTNTAGGGVADAATVAIAKDMLQLHHGAAAAATAALNNNNNSSSNNNNSSADQLTSNSNNSANHPPATSSTNNSSSTSNSSANTTTPSGNAASTLTSSAPPYGELRFNQEVLPITDAVTVIGRNSSTSLVHFNVAENNLVSRKHFQVLYDVELRAFFVQCLSKNGIFVDDFLQRRNVDPLRLPQRCYFRFPSTEIRIEFESYVPATSSDAIAGHSPSLVVGGGGSGVAGGGAHVIITPPPRDELHQQQLHHHQQQQQQQLQQHPHHPPAHHLPLQQQQPAHHQLPHTPHHPLHHTALHQQQQRSGSIVVAPPAGAAAHLIAGDGPGIYSPLKISIPKKEQKSPYLSPTGTISAANSCPASPRQGFIQNQPNNYNNYGNNNTQDLFQTPSTASYNHNEKPPYSYAQLIVQAISAAPDKQLTLSGIYSFIVKHYPYYRKETNKGWQNSIRHNLSLNRYFIKVARSQDEPGKGSFWRIDPDSGAKLIDHSYKKRRQRSSQGFRPPYGMPRSAPVSPSHMDNSRESSPLQDIVLQSAPGSPGMSLEQRAADAEIIYNSQNAHQQQQHQQQQQQTLSNNSNQYSSGSPYYVTNQSSGVSAQQSHAEGSAASGGGGVGALIALKRNHVMGGGASHTLHQQQAVAQQQHSEIIYEELPTDYSGHIEASEEECVTTATDATVAKRPKYVSEVL, from the exons ATGGCCGCcactaccacaacaacaaccacaacactAGCAACAACCACCGGCAATAGCAGCagcacaaacaacaacagcagcaacaacaacaacagcatcgccagcagcaacaacaacaacattgtTACCGTACACGCCGTACTGAACAACCCACCCACCAATACTGCAGGCGGTGGTGTAGCCGACGCCGCCAccgttgccattgccaaggacatgttgcagctgcatcatggcgcagcagcagcagcaacagcggcgctgaacaacaacaataatagcagcagcaacaacaacaacagcagcgccGATCAGCTgaccagcaacagcaacaattcaGCAAACCACCCACCTGCCACCAGTAGCACCAACAACTCTTCCTCCACCTCCAACTCCTCCgccaacaccaccaccccctccgGCAATGCCGCATCGACATTAACATCATCTGCCCCGCCATATGGAGAGCTACGCTTCAATCAGGAGGTACTGCCCATCACGGACGCCGTGACAGTGATCGGACGCAACTCCTCCACGTCGCTGGTTCACTTCAACGTGGCCGAGAACAATCTTGTGTCGCGCAAACACTTTCAGGTGCTCTACGATGTGGAGCTGCGAGCCTTCTTTGTCCAGTGCCTCAGCAAGAATGGCATCTTTGTGGACGATTTCCTGCAGCGGCGCAACGTGGATCCGCTTCGTCTGCCGCAGCG CTGCTACTTCCGCTTCCCGAGCACAGAGATTCGCATCGAGTTCGAGAGTTATGTGCCCGCCACTTCATCGGATGCAATTGCCGGTCATTCGCCATCGCTGGTcgtgggtggtggtggaagTGGAGTAGCTGGTGGTGGAGCACACGTTATTATTACACCGCCACCGAGGGACGAACTTCACCAGCAGCAATTGCatcaccaccagcaacagcagcagcagcagctgcaacagcatcCGCACCACCCGCCAGCGCACCACCTaccgctgcagcagcagcaaccggCGCACCACCAGCTCCCgcacacaccacaccaccCGCTCCACCACACAGCCctgcaccagcagcaacagcgtAGTGGCAGCATCGTTGTGGCGCCtccagctggagcagctgcccACCTAATCGCCGGCGATGGTCCCGGCATATATTCACCGCTCAAGATATCCATACCCAAGAAGGAGCAGAAGAGCCCCTACCTGTCACCAACTG GTACAATAAGCGCTGCCAACAGTTGTCCGGCTAGTCCACGTCAGGGTTTCATTCAGAATCAGCCCAATAATTACAACAACtacggcaacaacaataca CAGGATCTGTTCCAGACTCCCTCCACAGCCAGCTACAATCACAACGAGAAGCCGCCGTATAGCTATGCCCAGCTGATCGTTCAGGCCATATCTGCCGCTCCGGACAAGCAGCTAACGCTCTCGGGCATTTATTCGTTTATAGTCAAGCACTACCCCTACTATCGCAAGGAGACGAACAAGGGCTGGCAGAATTCCATACGTCATAATCTCAGTTTGAATAG GTATTTCATCAAGGTGGCCCGCTCTCAGGACGAGCCCGGAAAGGGTTCCTTCTGGCGCATTGATCCGGACAGCGGTGCCAAGCTGATCGACCATAGCTACAAGAAGCGTCGCCAGCGAAGCAGCCAGGGCTTCCGCCCTCCATACGGGATGCCCCGCTCGGCGCCCGTCTCGCCCAGTCACATGG ATAATTCGCGCGAGAGCTCACCGCTCCAAGATATTGTGCTGCAATCAGCACCTGGATCACCAGGAATGTCGCTGGAACAGCGCGCTGCTGATGCCG AAATTATCTACAACTCTCAGAATGcacaccagcaacagcagcaccaacagcagcagcagcagacacTGTCAAACAATTCCAATCAGTACAG TAGTGGCAGTCCGTACTACGTAACTAATCAAAGCTCTGGAGTGTCCGCACAACAGTCGCATGCCGAGGGAAGCGCAGCGAGCGGAGGCGGCGGGGTTGGAGCTCTGATTGCGCTAAAGAGGAACCATGTGATGGGCGGCGGGGCATCGCATACgctgcatcagcagcaggccgtggcacagcagcagcattcaGAGATTATCTACGAGGAGTTGCCGACCGACTACAGTGGTCACATTGAGGCCAGCGAGGAGGAGTGCGTCACCACTGCCACCGATGCCACCGTGGCCAAGCGACCCAAGTATGTGTCGGAAGTGCTCTGA